The DNA segment GTAAATATTCCCAATTGTGTCTAACAATTCTTAATCAAACCCGATGAATACGCGAGTTTCGATACGCTCTTCATACACGAACATACGATGCAGCATTAGCCAAGACGAATGGCTTGCATCATTAGTTCACGAAGAAAATTAGTTGTTAGATTTGAGGAGGACCACGCTTATTAGAAGCGAGAAGAAAGCCGGGTTCGGGACAAAAAACCTGATGCGGGATTTCCCAATCGAATGGTAAAACGAATTGTGATAGAAGAACACTTGAAGGGCTAACAATGGCAGCGTCTGCATAAAAATGCGCACACCGTTCAAGGCTAACCGTAGTATTAATTTCATGCGAAATTGTAAGCGTTGTGCTGGTGCTGCTATCGGTCTCGGAAGCCGTCACACTAGCGTTTCCCAGAAGTATCCAGGAAAAAGCAAAGGCTAGAATGTATGGTAGAAAACTACCAGAGAGACCTATTAAAAACACGTTCTGTTATTTTATTAGCAGAAAAGTAACAGTGCAAAGGTAGAAAAGTTGCAGTGTGTTTACTAAAAGGATTGCGAATTTTGAAGTCCAAACAGTAATTTTGAACTATTACAAATAATTCGAATTGATTTTGCCAACTCAAAGGATTCATAACACTTCAACTACTTATTCGACTCTAAGCAATCCAAAAAAAAGTGATTTCAAACATCTGCTGCTGAAATCACCCTGTGTAAACTATTGCTTCTTGGCTGGTTTACTGTTCGGTGGCGTTTTCCCTTGAAAAAACTCCTCTGTATCGGCACTCTTTAGCTGGTTTCGAACATATTGATTTGTAGAAAATACCTCTCTGTCTTGAGCAAAATCATGACCCTGAAGCGATCTCCTATCGTAGGTTTCAATAAATTCGAGGTAGCATTTTTTGGCTCTAGTATAATCCTTCTTGTAATACATGGCTTGGCCTGCATTAGCTAGGTGCAACAGATTACCAGGTTCAGTAGCATAGGCCTTCAAAAACCACTCGTAGGCCTGTTCGTATTTATTTTGCTTGCGATAAATATCTCCTCTACCAGAGAAAACTGCCGCCAGTTTATTGGGGTTTGGCTTAAGAACTTGTTCCAACTTCTGATAGTAGTATAAACCCCGCTCAGGGCTTTCCACCTGCGAAGCGGCAACAGCTAAATTGCATAGCACCTCAAAGTTGGTGGAATCGATCTCATAGGCACGTATCAAAGGCTTAATGGCCCTAAAAATATAGTTCCGACCCATAAGCGATAAACCAAGATGCGATAAGCTAAAAAAGCTAGTGTCGCCCATGTCGATCAACTTGTAGAATATGCTATCCGAATTCTCGTAGTTTTTTACCCCAAAATAGATATAACCCTCATAGCGAAGCAGTGGAATATTCAGCGAATCGTATTGCTGTGCCTTATCAATTACCTCGAGGGCAGGCGTTGCGTCTCCTGCTTTGAGCAGGCAAACAGCAAGCGAAACCGCAAGTCCTGGATCACGCGGATTTAATTGAAACGCCTGTGAAAACAAATTGATGGCAAATGGATTAAAGCCCAATTGATTAAAGCACTCTCCAGCCTGCTTAAAGAAGTAGTAGTTGGTGGTATCCACAACAATCAACTTCCCATAAATCGTCGCTGCCTTTCCATACTCCCTCTGGGCGAATAGTATTTTCCCCAGCTGATTGTTGGCAAAAAAATGAGTGGAATCGACGGCCAAGACCTCAGAAAACACATTACTAGCTTCGGTTATTCGCCCCAACCCTAAAAGGCAACGTCCAATGCTATTTTGCAACGAAAGGCTGGTGGGGGCAATGGTAAGCGCACGTTGATAGTAATCGAGCGCCTTATCCTTCTGTTCCAAACCCTCATGGGCTGTTGCTAGCAATTCCAAAAGTTTTCCGCTTGTATCGCCCCGTTCAATCAGAGGACGTCCAATGGCAATCACCTGACCATAATTGCCCTGAATTAAGGATAAACTTAACTCGGAATAATTTTGTGCTCGGAGCATAAGCCCCGAGCCAAGAAGTATTGTTAGAAGGAATAATCGCATTTATGCTTTTTTTTATTGCAACTTAAAGATAATAGGGAAGGTATAGCCAACTGCAACGTTTACACCTCTCTGCTTTCCAGGTATCCATTTAGGGGCAGTTTTCACAACGCGAAGAGCCTCCTCGTCCAGAACCTTATCCACAGCCCTAATAATCTTTGCATTAGAAATAGTTCCATCGTTTTCCACTATAAAGGATACGTATACCTTGCCTTGCTTTCCCTTATCCATTGCTTCCTGTGGATACTTCACATTGTCACTAATGTATTTCTCGAATCCGGCTTGCCCTGCCACACCATGATAGGGGAAACTAGGCATCTTCTCGACAATAAAGAACACCTCTTTCGATTCCTGCTTCGCATCGGGAATAATTGTATCCGTTACAATAACCTTTTCAACTAAAGCCTCAACTGAGGCGGGTGCTTCGGGAGTCTTTATCTCCTCCTTTTTGGAACAGGAACTGGTGCTAAAAACAAATACAAGAAGTAGCCCTGCAGGAACTGCAAGTAGATACTTCAACGCCGACATAGCAGCTGATTTTTCTTTTGTGATCATAGCTAAACGTTTTAGAGTTAATGGTTTATTAAAGCCGGTACTCAACGCGGGCACAAGTCCCGGCATTGCAGTTTCCAGCATCAACCGAATGTACTCCGCAGGACTGGCGCCTTGTCCTTTCGATATACTATCGGCTTCATATTCATGTACCTCACGGATGGCTCGCAGCAACATCCAAGCAAAGGGATTAACCCACCACACGGAGCAAACTACCCATGCAAAAACCACATCGGCCGAATGCCGCTTCTGCACGTGAACCATTTCGTGTCGGAGAACAACTTTCAGCTGCTCTTCGGTATATTGATTTTTAGGAACATGAACTCTGTTGAAGAAGGAAAAAGGAACATCAAACTGATCGCCCTCCACCACCCGAACTCCGGGTATTGAAATGCTTGAACGATTCTCCTTTCTTATTTTATAGAACACCTTGACGATATGGTAGAATACAATCGCTAGTAAACCTAAGGCAATAACCAAATAAATGGCAGCCAACCAAGTTATACTACTTTGCCCCTCACCCGCATTACCAATAACGGTTACACCGGGCAGCAATACGTTGCCAAGCGTGGCAATTCCCTTCCCAACGGCTGTTGCTTGGTATGAGGGTATCGAAACAAACGGTAATCCCATTGAGGTAACCAGCGAGAGCAATAGGTAAACTCTATTGACGGAAAAGTGCGTTTCATTGCGTAGCCAAAGGGTATATACCATATAAAAGGCCGCCATAAATAGGCTCGACTTTAGAAGATAGATGGCAAATGCTTCCATTACTAGACTCCTTTCTGTTTATCGATTTCCTTCTGCATTGTTTTTACGATCTCCTCCATCTCGGCCACAGAGAGGTTCTCTTCCTTAGCAAAGAAGGAGACCATCTGCTTAAAAGAATTACTGAAATAGCCCCGCACGAAGGTCTTAACATACGATTTTGAGTAATTGTCCTTCGAAACTACGGGGAAGTACTCATGGGTCTTACCAAAAGCATTGTGATCCACAAAACCCTTCTTCTCCAAAATGCGAACAATAGTCGAAACGGTATTATAGGCAGGCTTTGGCTCGGGAAACATATCCAGAATATCTTTTACGAAACCTTTCTCTATCTTCCACAAGGCTTGCATTACCTCTTCTTCTGCTCGCGTTAAATCCTTCGGTTCTTCCATATCAAAAACTTTTCCGAAAGATATAACTATATTTTTAGTTATACAACTATCTTCTTAGTTTTTATTTAGAGAGTTTTACTTAAAAGCCCAAAGCATTCGTATCACATCATTAATTATCCATGAGATATCAAGGAAAAAAAAGACTTTTCGCCAAGAGAATAGACACATCTTTACGTCAGCATTGATGCATTTAAAATGCAAACCCAACCCACTTCGAAAAAGTTTTTTTAGAGAAATTGCGTTTAGGGTAGGCCTTGCCAACGGTAATGACTCCTGCACGAACGCTAATGGGGAAGGAAACAACAAATTGGCTGCTATCGCCATCGAGCACGAGTGGAGCCAATCGTAAATCAGAGATAAAAAGGGTATCGGAACTTTGCCTCACGATATACTGCCCTTGAGTAAAGCGAATAGCACGCGCAACTTCCCGGTTGGATACTAAGGGTAAAAGTAGATTCCAATTCTTCCTAAAGGGATAAAAATCCCATGAACTATTCTTAAAAACGCCCTGATTTGCCACAACAAAACTACTATCCGTTTCGCCTCCCACCTGCCAAACCAAGGGAATAAAAGGTGTTGGATATGCCTTAATTCGATCTACCACAATACCTTTATCGTTAAATGCAACCTCGGCCCGTGCCTCAACGCTATGTTGAAGCGCAAGCGATAAGACAATATAAAACGCAATATAGCCTAGTAGCCATCGAGAATGCCGAAAGATGCTCTTCTCTCTGTTCAGCACAAGAGCAACCAAAAAAAACAAAAGCGGAAGAGTAATGAAAATATCAACAACAGCGATGGAGCCAATAGCCACCCGATAGGACGAAAAAGGGAGAAACCATGCCGTACCGTAACTGTTAAACCCATCTATAAATATGTGCGAAAACCATGCTGAGATGGCGACTAAATACCATGCATTTCGAGACGTAGATCGAAAATGGCGCCAGATTAAATAGCCAATCAGAGGTGAAATAATCAGCCAAACAAGGAAGGAATGGGTAATTCCACGATGAAAAAGCATGCTGGTTGCACTGTCCAGAAAGGGTTGAACCGCAACATCCAAATCGGGCAAGAGGGCAATAAGCATGCCTGCAACGGCAGCTCTCCGACCTAGGATCTTCCCACCGACCACCTCGCCAACAACGGCCCCAAGAGCCATATGCGTTAACGTATCCATTTGCGCCTTCGTTTTCTTTTAAACCAACAATTTACATAATTGTTTCCGGCATCCGATTACCCACTAATCCAAAATCGTCAATTCTATAAAATCGTTCTATCTTTGCGCCAAAATTAAACGGACCATAGTGAGAAAGAACAAGGAGAAGCCATTGATCGAAAATGTGCTTATTACCGATATTGCTGCCGAGGGAAAAGCCATAGCCCGTGTGAATGAAAAAGTTTTATTTGTGCCCTATGCTGTTCCCGGCGATATTGTAGATGTGCAGGTAACCCGCAAGCGCACAAGCTTTATGGAGGGGTATATCACCCGATACGTGAAATTATCTGACCTTAGACAAGATCCGTTTTGTGAACATTTTGGAACCTGTGGCGGATGCAAATGGCAGTTTTTACCCTACCCCGAGCAACTGAAATTCAAGCAAAAGCAGGTCGAAGATCAGCTTAGGCGCATTGGAAAGCTTACGCTACCGGAGGTAAATCCTATTCTTGGATCAGAACTCACCACCCACTACCGCAACAAGTTGGAATACACCTTCTCCAACCGAAGGTGGATCATGAAGGAGGAGGAAGAGGCAAATCCCGATCAGCCAAAGGACACGAGAGCCTTGGGGTTTCATATTCCCGGAATGTTCGACAAAATACTTAATCTCAACAATTGCTACCTTCAACCCGAACCATCAAACGCTATTCGTAATTCGGCCTATGCATGGGCCATTAAGAATAATGCGGAGTTCTACGATGTTAGAAACCATACGGGATTACTTCGAAACCTGATTGTTCGCACCTCCGAAACTGGCGAGGTAATGGTTATTGTTGTATTCAACGAAGATAATCGCGAGGTAATCGAAGGCCTACTTACGCACCTTAAGGAAGCATTTCCGGTTATCACCTCACTCCTCTTTGTAATCAATCCAAAGTTCAACGATACCATCAACGATCTAGAGATACACTTCTTCCACGGAAAGGATCATATTCTTGAGAAGATGGAGGATTTACACTTCAAGGTTGGTCCAAAATCTTTTTACCAAACCAACAGCAAGCAGGCTTACCAGCTGTATAGCATAACCCGATCCTTTGCCGAATTAACGGGTAAGGAAGTGGTGTATGACCTCTACACCGGAACGGGAACCATTGCCAACTTTATTGCACGCAATGCACAAAAGGTCATTGGTATTGAGTATGTGCCAGAAGCCATAGAGGATGCTCGGGAGAATTCAAAAATTAATGGGATTGGAAATACCATTTTCTTTGCCGGTGATATGAAGGATATGCTCAAGCCAGCCTTTATGAAGCAGCATGGATACCCAGACGTTGTTATCCTTGATCCTCCCCGTGCAGGCATTCATGAAGATGTTGCTAAAAACCTACTTCTTGCAAGTCCAAAGCGCATTGTGTATGTAAGCTGCAACCCGGCAACTCAGGCGCGCGACATATCGCTACTAAGCGAAAAATATAAGGTCGTAGAGGTTCAACCGGTTGATATGTTTCCCCATACCCACCACGTGGAGAATGTGGTTAAGCTTGAACTGATCTAATCCAATAATACTGATATAAAAAAAGCTGGTCTGCATTTGATGCAACCAGCTTTTTTTATGGAGAAAATACTACTTCTTTTTATACGTTTCAGGATTCACTGCTGCGGGTGTCCATGCCTTTAGAAAGTCATTCACGGCCTTTTCGTCGTATCCCTTGCCCTGCTCTAAGTAACCGGAACTTTGGGTGTGAATCCGCTTGCCTTCTGCATTAAGAATAACAAACACTGGGTATCCAAAGCGCTGAGGAAACTCCAACTGCTCGAGGGCAGCCTCATTCTTATTCTCCTTGCTGTAATTAACCCTTACTACCACAAAATTCGTTTCAAGCGTATTTTTCAACACCGCATTGGTGTCGGTTAGGTTGTGAAACCTAACGCACCAAGGGCACCAGTTGCCACCCACCTGGACAAAAACATGCTTACCTTCAACTTTGGCTCTTTCAATTGCCTTTTTTAAGTCGGCCTGTGCATCCGCCTTAGTGTCATAGATATTCACTTGAGCCATTGCTGCCATAGCAAACATGGATAAGCAAAGTAACGTTGTGATTTTTTTAATCATCGGATAAAGAGTTTTAGAAATTGTATAAACCTATTAACTTGCCAAGCATCAAACCATCAAAATAACGATTTTAAATTCAGACATTCATAACCCACAAAAAGCTTAACCATGAATAAGAAACTTTTGGGAGTATTACTACTTCTTGTGGCACCCATACTACTGGTTGCCCAGCAAAGCATCACCCCCGATGCCCTCACTAGGATTAAGAAGGGCTACAGCAACTCCGATCCCTATGCCAAAGCCGTTACCAACGCACTATCGGCCAACGACGCAAAAAAGTTGACACTGAACCGCGAGAATGTTGGTAAGACCGATAGCTACTTTAAGTATAAGGTAAAGGTAAAGGGCATTACCGACCAAAAGAGTTCGGGCCGTTGCTGGATGTTTACCAGCCTAAACCTCTTCCGCCCTGTAGTCATTGATAAGCTAAAGGTTGCCTCCTTCGAATTCTCCGAAAACTATCTCTACTTTTACGATATTCTCGAAAAATCGAACCTATTCCTCGAAAACGCAATCATCACGGCAGATAAGCCAATGGACGATCGATTGGTTGAACTCTACTTCAAGTCGCCCATCGACGACGGTGGGGTTTGGAGCTCGTTTGTTAACCTGGTAAAGAAGTATGGTGTGGTTCCAAAAGAGGTCATGCCCGAAACCAATAGCAGCAGCAACACCTCTAAAGTTCTTGCTGCCATCACTACCAAGCTTAGGGAAGACGGCCTTGCCTTGCGCAGAATGGTTGAAACAAAATCGAGTATTGCCGACATCAGGAACTTAAAGATGGAGCAACTAAGTCAGATATACAGGATGCTAGCCCTAAACCTCGGCGAACCTCCTACATCTTTCACGTGGCGCTACCAATCAACCGATAATGTTATTTCGCCCAAGGTGACCTATACTCCGCGAGAATTTGCAAAGCAAATGCTTCCGAACCTAAATCTCGAGGATTATGTGATGTTTATGAATGACCCGTCGAGGCCATACTATAAACTATACGAAATTGAGAACTATCGAAACGTGGTAGAAGGAATAAACTGGAAATACCTCAACCTACCGGCCGACGAACTTAAAGCAATGGCTCTCATATCGATAAAAAGCAACGAACCGCTTTACACCTCCTGCGACGTGGGCAAGCAGCTCAACAGCGAAGACGGACTTCTATCGCTTAACAACTACGATATGGAATCGCTCTACGGCGTTAAGTTTGGAATGGACAAGAAAGATCGAATTCTTTCCCGCGAGAGTGGCTCTTCCCATGGAATGGCACTTGTGGCAGTAGACGTTGATGATAACGGAAAAACAGTAAAATGGCAATTCGAGAACAGCTGGGGGGCTACCAGCGGACAATCTGGCTATCTGGTGTTTACCGATGATTGGTTTACGGAATACGTTTTTCGACTTGTGGTAAATAAAAAGTATATACCCGAAAATACAAAGAAACTGCTGGAACAAAAGCCAGTGATGCTTCCTGCTTGGGATCCAATGTTCTAAATAAAAACATGGTGTAAAAAAAAGAGGGAGCGCTGCACAACGCTCCCTCTTTTTTTGCAAACCTAAACCCTAACCTATGAAAAACCTAATCTATATCGCGAAGTGCCGTATCGGCATTTTCTCTTATTCTACCCTACAAAGATAGGCTATGAATCAGCTAACTCGTTTTAACCACTGTTAACCTTAGCTATATGTTAGGCCGAAGCTCGAATCCTTAATAACAAAAGATTGGATGGATTTGTGATAGTGCCGAAAGATGGTCAGTATTTAGGCCATATATAAATTCCCAATTAACGCTCCGAAAAGTATTGTGCAAAAAAAAAAGGGCGTTTCACAACGCCCCCATTTTGTCTGAACCTAAAACCTAACCTATGAAATACCTAATCTATATCGTGAAGTGCCGCTGCGGCATTTTCTCTTATTCTACCCTACAAAGATAGGCTATGAATCAGCTAACTCGTTTTAACTACTGTTAACCTTAGCTATAAATGTAGTATTGCTTCAAAAACCAGAGAAGGTTACTAAATGCCGCAAAAAAAGGGGTTCGCTCCCCAGCGCCCCCCTTCTACCTTAACCTAAAACCTAAACCTAACTAAAACTATACTATACTATTGAAAAATTTGATGGATAAATAGGGGGTGCTTCGCAGCAGCCCCATAATAACTAACCTAAAACTAACCTATGATGAATGTAAAGCATGAATCTCATTCTCGTGAATTAATTACATTTATATAAACACCAAAAAGAGAGTTTTGGATACATTCATTTGACGAATAATCTGAATATATCGACTAACACAACAATAGATTAATTGAACAACCAGCAAATAACTATTGATAGGATTAGGAAGCCACGAATTCTAATTTGTCCGTTGGCCTGTAGCGGGAACAGCGATATAAAAACGATAGAACAACCTGTTAACCAGCAAACAAAACAAGCACAGTATAGAACAGCTATTCTTCAAAAACCGCATGAAGGCTATTAAAACAGTTCGATTCAATACAATGGTTAATTACCTTAGATGATTAAATGCGAACTCCCACCGCTAAACCAGAAAGGATCAGTTAGAAGAAGGAAGGAGGAAGTTATCCATCCGAATAAGATTCATCTGGTGGTTGTAGGGGAGATCGTAACCGCTGAAGTTGCTGCGAGACTAGTAGAATACGCAGCACATATGCAAATAACTATTGAACGATGAGAATTCGTTGAACCAATAGAGCTACTTTTAAGTAGATTACGACTAAATAAGGATTGTGTGTATCGATATTCTCATCACTTATGCTGTAGCCTCACTTTCCAAATAGACTTCGAACACAAGTGAAGACAACTCTAGGTAGCCAGAAGATGCTACCTTTTGCAGACCTCTCGCAAGAAAAACCAAGTTAGATTTGGATCCCAACAACTAAAACGTCGTCGATCTGGATTTTATCACCTTTCCATCGCATGAATGAATCGCTCAGTAAGTCGCCCTGAAGGATAATTGGTCTGTCGTGGAAGGAGAGTAGCATCTGTTTAAAGCGACCAGGGCAGAGTTTCTTCTCCTCACTACCACCGAATTGATCAGGAAATCCATCCGAAAAGAAATAGAATATGTCGCCAGGCAGCAGATCAATGGTATTGTTGGTAAACGGACGCATAATTTGGTAGTTGCCGATGGGCATTCTATCGGGCAAGAAATCCTTTAATCGTGGAATACCTCCCTCGTCATTTCGAATGAGGTAGAATGGCATATTGGCCGAAGCATATTGCATAGAGTTCAACTCCTCGTCAATAATGGCTACGACCAAATCCATTCCGTCGGAAGGATCGGTTTCATCGTGGGACGGCTGGAGCGAAGAGATCAAGTAATCGCGTAACTCATCCAAAACCTGGCTGGCAGTTCGGACCTCTTCACGCTTTACCACCTCATTGAGCAGGGCAATGCCCAGCATGCTCATGAAGCCTCCGGGAACACCATGACCGGTACAATCACCCACCGCGAGCACCTTGTACTTTCCAATCTTAGCAACCCAGTAGAAATCACCCCCAACAATACTTTTAGGCTTGTAAACAATGAACGAATCTGGGAAAATCTGAGTAAACACCTCCTGATTGGGTAGGGCCGCAGCTTGAATTCGCTTAGCATACTCTATGGAATCTGTTATCTCTTTTTTCTGAGTTGAGAGCACATCACGCTGCGTCCATAACTCATCGCGATGAGTTGTCGTAACCTCATTTTTCTGCTGTAACTCCCATGCTAAATCAGCCAAAGCATTACGCTGATCTTCAATTTCATCACGTTGTGCAGCAATCTCCTCCTTCTGTTTTTCTATTTCAGAATACTGAGACTCAAGAATTTTCGCAGCCTTAATTTTACGACGATAGTACAATACCATGAATGTCGTAAGAAGGAATATCAGCAAGGATAGGGCCACAAAAAAATTACGAACCATTACAAGTTGGTTATTATGCTCCTTATCAATAATTTTATTTTTCTCCTGTTCAACTCGTTTCTCAATCTGCTTAACTTCTTGGTTCCAAATCAATTCAGACTCCACCATTTGGCGGGAATTCTCATTACTAAAAATACTATCATGCAGGTTTCTAGCAACTTTTAGGTAGGTCATGGCACCAGCTAAATCGCCCTTTTTTTCATAGGATTCCGAAAGAAGAGTCGCAGCGAGTTCTGCGGTTCGAAGGGCTCCAATTTGTCGGCTCTTAAAGTAAGATTTCGTTCCCCATTCGATGGATTTTGTGTAATCGCCCATTCGCTGATAGAGCACTCCCATACTATGATAAATGGAGCACAATCCGCGCTGATCATTTATCTCCAGCTTCAACCGAAGCGATTCACCTAAACTTTTACGCGATTTGGAGAATGCTCCCATTTGAGAATAAAGAAGCCCAATATTGTTGTAAACGCGGGAAACGCCAACAATATCATTCACTTCCGTAAACCTAGTAAGAGCTTGAGTATATTCTGACAAGGCATATTCCACATCGTTTATGCTCATGTAATAATTCCCAAGAGCATTGTTCAGAAGCGCTAAGGTTCGTTTATCATCCAATATCAGGCCATACCTATAGGCTGTATGAAAATAATTGAGCGATTGGGCGGTATCCCCTTTTTGCATCTCAACCAAGCCTAAACTGTGCAGGGTAGTCATCATTAATGAGGTGTCCTTGACCGAGGTGGCCAATCGGAAACCCCTCAACAAAAATTCTAACGCCTTTGGATAGGTCGATTTGGTATAAAAAACCACACCTAAATCATTCAAAACCGTGATCATGCTACTGGTATCTCGAAGCTCTTCGGCAATTTGAAGCGATTTGTAATGGAAATCGAGTGCCTTGGAAAAATCGCCCGAACTCGAAGCAGAAATACCCGACATTTGCAAACTTCTTAACTCCAAACGCTTATTGCCTAACTTCGATAAAAGATGGAATGCAGAATCAGCGAGGTTGAGGCTCTTTTGGTGTTCTCCCTTCCTCAATATGGAGTCAGCATTTCGCAACAGTTTTAAAATACCTACTGAATCATTACGCAATGGAGATTGAGGACCTGAGTTGATCGGCTCACCTCCCGCAATGTGAGTCAATGCGGCAAAGAGAATGATTACAAGTAAATATCTACTAAATTGATTCCTCATAGAGTATTTGATTGCGGCTATTCAAAGTACTAATCTACAACAAAGATTTCCTAATTCAAGCAATGTTGATAAAAGTCACTTATTTTTATTATCCAGAGCGATAGCATAAATAGAAAAAAGGCCACCAAATATTTGGCAGCCTCTTGCACGGGAGGAGCGACTCGAACGCCCGACACTTGGTTTTGGAGACCAATGCTCTACCAACTGAGCTACACCCGTATTTTTTGGTAGTGCAAATGTAGTAAAATAGTATAGCCGTGCAAGAGCAAATACCGTCAGATACCTTTATTTTAGGCCTACTCAGAACAAGAAGCCTGATAATCAGCCATGACAATGCCTTAGGAAAAACATCGAATATGTTGTCACGACTCCTTCGCTCATTCAACCTTCGCTCTAAAACATTGTTTAGGTTAAACATTGCAACCCTTGAACCTATCAATTTATCGAAGGTTTATTTTGCAAAATGCTAAAAATGAAATAATTTTAGGTTGTCCAATAAAAGAGATATGCTATGAGTATTCTTGCACCGGGCGATATAGCCCCAAGTTTCACAGGAAAAGATCAGAACGGAAATCCCATTTCCCTCTCCGATTTCAAGGGAAAAAAACTAATTCTATACTTCTACCCAAAAGATAACACCCCCGGATGCACTGCAGAGGCTTGTAGCCTTCGCGATGGCTACGAGCAGCTCACCCAGCTGGGCTTCGATGTGGTGGGTGTAAGCGCCGATAGCGAGA comes from the Williamwhitmania taraxaci genome and includes:
- a CDS encoding metal-dependent hydrolase, with the protein product MDTLTHMALGAVVGEVVGGKILGRRAAVAGMLIALLPDLDVAVQPFLDSATSMLFHRGITHSFLVWLIISPLIGYLIWRHFRSTSRNAWYLVAISAWFSHIFIDGFNSYGTAWFLPFSSYRVAIGSIAVVDIFITLPLLFFLVALVLNREKSIFRHSRWLLGYIAFYIVLSLALQHSVEARAEVAFNDKGIVVDRIKAYPTPFIPLVWQVGGETDSSFVVANQGVFKNSSWDFYPFRKNWNLLLPLVSNREVARAIRFTQGQYIVRQSSDTLFISDLRLAPLVLDGDSSQFVVSFPISVRAGVITVGKAYPKRNFSKKTFSKWVGFAF
- a CDS encoding BlaI/MecI/CopY family transcriptional regulator, with the protein product MEEPKDLTRAEEEVMQALWKIEKGFVKDILDMFPEPKPAYNTVSTIVRILEKKGFVDHNAFGKTHEYFPVVSKDNYSKSYVKTFVRGYFSNSFKQMVSFFAKEENLSVAEMEEIVKTMQKEIDKQKGV
- a CDS encoding thioredoxin family protein; its protein translation is MIKKITTLLCLSMFAMAAMAQVNIYDTKADAQADLKKAIERAKVEGKHVFVQVGGNWCPWCVRFHNLTDTNAVLKNTLETNFVVVRVNYSKENKNEAALEQLEFPQRFGYPVFVILNAEGKRIHTQSSGYLEQGKGYDEKAVNDFLKAWTPAAVNPETYKKK
- the rlmD gene encoding 23S rRNA (uracil(1939)-C(5))-methyltransferase RlmD, whose amino-acid sequence is MVRKNKEKPLIENVLITDIAAEGKAIARVNEKVLFVPYAVPGDIVDVQVTRKRTSFMEGYITRYVKLSDLRQDPFCEHFGTCGGCKWQFLPYPEQLKFKQKQVEDQLRRIGKLTLPEVNPILGSELTTHYRNKLEYTFSNRRWIMKEEEEANPDQPKDTRALGFHIPGMFDKILNLNNCYLQPEPSNAIRNSAYAWAIKNNAEFYDVRNHTGLLRNLIVRTSETGEVMVIVVFNEDNREVIEGLLTHLKEAFPVITSLLFVINPKFNDTINDLEIHFFHGKDHILEKMEDLHFKVGPKSFYQTNSKQAYQLYSITRSFAELTGKEVVYDLYTGTGTIANFIARNAQKVIGIEYVPEAIEDARENSKINGIGNTIFFAGDMKDMLKPAFMKQHGYPDVVILDPPRAGIHEDVAKNLLLASPKRIVYVSCNPATQARDISLLSEKYKVVEVQPVDMFPHTHHVENVVKLELI
- a CDS encoding M56 family metallopeptidase is translated as MEAFAIYLLKSSLFMAAFYMVYTLWLRNETHFSVNRVYLLLSLVTSMGLPFVSIPSYQATAVGKGIATLGNVLLPGVTVIGNAGEGQSSITWLAAIYLVIALGLLAIVFYHIVKVFYKIRKENRSSISIPGVRVVEGDQFDVPFSFFNRVHVPKNQYTEEQLKVVLRHEMVHVQKRHSADVVFAWVVCSVWWVNPFAWMLLRAIREVHEYEADSISKGQGASPAEYIRLMLETAMPGLVPALSTGFNKPLTLKRLAMITKEKSAAMSALKYLLAVPAGLLLVFVFSTSSCSKKEEIKTPEAPASVEALVEKVIVTDTIIPDAKQESKEVFFIVEKMPSFPYHGVAGQAGFEKYISDNVKYPQEAMDKGKQGKVYVSFIVENDGTISNAKIIRAVDKVLDEEALRVVKTAPKWIPGKQRGVNVAVGYTFPIIFKLQ
- a CDS encoding C1 family peptidase codes for the protein MNKKLLGVLLLLVAPILLVAQQSITPDALTRIKKGYSNSDPYAKAVTNALSANDAKKLTLNRENVGKTDSYFKYKVKVKGITDQKSSGRCWMFTSLNLFRPVVIDKLKVASFEFSENYLYFYDILEKSNLFLENAIITADKPMDDRLVELYFKSPIDDGGVWSSFVNLVKKYGVVPKEVMPETNSSSNTSKVLAAITTKLREDGLALRRMVETKSSIADIRNLKMEQLSQIYRMLALNLGEPPTSFTWRYQSTDNVISPKVTYTPREFAKQMLPNLNLEDYVMFMNDPSRPYYKLYEIENYRNVVEGINWKYLNLPADELKAMALISIKSNEPLYTSCDVGKQLNSEDGLLSLNNYDMESLYGVKFGMDKKDRILSRESGSSHGMALVAVDVDDNGKTVKWQFENSWGATSGQSGYLVFTDDWFTEYVFRLVVNKKYIPENTKKLLEQKPVMLPAWDPMF
- a CDS encoding tetratricopeptide repeat protein — encoded protein: MRLFLLTILLGSGLMLRAQNYSELSLSLIQGNYGQVIAIGRPLIERGDTSGKLLELLATAHEGLEQKDKALDYYQRALTIAPTSLSLQNSIGRCLLGLGRITEASNVFSEVLAVDSTHFFANNQLGKILFAQREYGKAATIYGKLIVVDTTNYYFFKQAGECFNQLGFNPFAINLFSQAFQLNPRDPGLAVSLAVCLLKAGDATPALEVIDKAQQYDSLNIPLLRYEGYIYFGVKNYENSDSIFYKLIDMGDTSFFSLSHLGLSLMGRNYIFRAIKPLIRAYEIDSTNFEVLCNLAVAASQVESPERGLYYYQKLEQVLKPNPNKLAAVFSGRGDIYRKQNKYEQAYEWFLKAYATEPGNLLHLANAGQAMYYKKDYTRAKKCYLEFIETYDRRSLQGHDFAQDREVFSTNQYVRNQLKSADTEEFFQGKTPPNSKPAKKQ